The DNA window TCTGAAGTCCATCCCCCCGGTCCCAAAGCCCCGCCGCCGCCTTGCGCAACACCGTTTCGGTTGTGCCGATCACAGCTCGTGCGGCGATGATCTCATCCAACACGTAATCGGCATCGCTGCCCGAGGAATAGACCGCCGCTGTGCCTGGCCACGGATCCGCCGTAACGGCGATGTGGGGCGCATGGGGTTCTTCATCACCGCTCAGCAAAGGCAGATCCAGGAAGTATGGCAATACGGGCAGCGGAGGCACGAACTCGCGCAAGCTTGGTTGATCATCAGCCATCTCGGATGGCTCATAGAGTTTGGGTTCCGTTCGCACGGCGTCGATCATCTGACTGTCCGCCTGTTCGACCCGATCGATCCTATAGAGCCCCGGTTCAGCGACCTGGGTACCACCCAACTCAACAACATCGCCTGCGCCCAAATGCAGCTTGGAAAGTGGCAGAGCAAATCGCACCTTATCCCGCGCCACTCGCGCCTCGGCCAGCCAGCGTTCAACTGTCTGGCGCCCTTCTGCACGCAACATGGCCAATGGGAACTCACTGGTTGCCACGGCGTGTGTCGCATCATCAGACAGAACCGCCTCTTCCGAAACAACGTCGTGATCGGCTCCGGCCTGCACAAAGCGAAGGCGCACGCGACCGCTCATTTCTGCGTCTGCATCCCGGCTGTGTTCGACCGACCCTGACAAATCGCCAGAAATCGCAAAGTCGTCGTCCGAGATCCGAACCGGCCTGCGCGATCCACGAGACACGAATTGCAGTTTGCCGTCCCGGTCGATCGCATCAAAGCCATACCGTAGCATGAGAGGTTGCAATGCGGATCGCGCGTCTCCGACAGCATCCATGCTATAGCCGTGCACAACGCCGTAAAGCTCGCTGACGTCAAAGGCAGCCAGCCCTGATCGACGGCAGATTTCGGACACGACCGAGGCCAAAGTCCGACTTCCACTGCGCCCGTTGAGCCAATGACCCCGCGAATAGTTGGTACCGTCGCTCCAGAGCTTTACGTTGTTTGGAAATGACGGGTATGGCCGCGCGTCCCAAGACCAGACATAGGCGTTGCTCATGTCGATCATCGACCCGTCATATTCTGTCGACTTGGGATTATTTTCAGCCTCTGACCAATACCCCAACATGGCGCGCAGATACTGGTGCTGGATCAGATCATCCCGAAATCCGTTTGAAAAGTACGGCAACGCAGATTCTGACGACTTGGAATCCAGGAACTTGTTGGGCTGATTGGTCCCCTTGTCCACAGCCCCACACCCCAGCTCAGTGAACCAGATCGGTTTCGATTGTGGCACCCAGTCCGTCGAAGCTGCCTGTCTGACGCCATTGACACGCTCGTGGTGCGCATTCGACCACCAACCACGCAAATCCTTGTAACGCCATATCCAGTGCTCCTGATGGGCCAGGTCTTCGATTTTCGTACGGATTTGCGCAGCGCGTGCTTCGGGTGAGTGGTAATACCAATCGAAGCCTTCCCCCCCTTCGATATTGTCGCGCAGATAGGCCTCGTCATAGATGCTCTTCCAACCGGCCTTTGCATCGCGATGTTCCTCTTCATCGCGCCAATCCGACAACGGCATGTAATTGTCGATGCCGACAAAGTCGATGTTGTCGTCCGCCCAAAGTGGATCAAGATGGAAATACCGGCTATCCGCCTCATCTACGGGTTTGTAGCCAAAGTACTCAGACCAGTCCGCCGCATAGCCGATCTTGGTCTCTGCGCCCAACAGAAGGCGAGACTGTGCAGCCAACTCTTTCAACGCGGCAACCATCGGAAAACCGCTCGCCCCCCGGATCTGCGTCAGGCCACGCAATTCGGACCCGATGCAAAAGGACGAAACACCACCTGCCGCTGCGCAAAGCGCCGCATAGTGCAGAATAAAGCGGCTGAACGTCCATTCATCTGGACCTGTGTAAGAAACGACGCCATCGCCGATGGAAAAGTCCGACGCCTTTGCTGTGCCCACAAATGCCGAAACTTGTGTGTCTGCGTCAGCAGTTTTATCCGGGCTGCCATCCTGACCGGGCGCCTTGCTCAGGGTGATCCGCCCCCGCCAAGGTAGTTTGGCCTGACTGTCGGCGGAACTCCAAGGATCAGGCAGATTATTGTCCGCCAGTTGATCCATCAGGATGAACGGATAAAACATCACCCGCTTGTTGCTGTTCTTTAGATGCTTGATGGCTTCGACCACCGATGCATCCGCCGGTGTAGCTCCATAAATCGGCCGGTCATCGACACGCGCGACTTCTTTGGCCGAAACGCGATCCAACCCCGACACCGTCCAGGGCATGTTGGAACCCTCGATGGTCTTTTTCCCAACTTTTGGCTCCAACTCGCAGGATCCGCACCGCAAATCGCCACCGAACCAGGAAACGACCAGAGACGCTGTTTGACACTTCGGCAACTCATCCGAAAGTGTGTCCATCGACGTCACAAAATCGCTTTTGCCAGAAGGCGAATTCACATTCGCCGCCCAGGTGCTCCCTGGCCCGTCCGAATAATTCACCTGGGATGTCGCCAATGCATATTCACCAGTACCCGGGATGATCGCTACACCCTGAACCGCCTGAGCAACCCCTTGCGCGAACTTGGGATCGTCGCGCTGTTCCTGTCTGACCACTTCAAAGGAAAACTGCGGCACACGGTTCCCAAATTGATCAAGCTGCAAATCCTCTAGCACAACATATGCTGTGCCCCGATAAGCCGGAACCTGCCCCTCGCCTTCGACTGCCTCGATCACCGGATCCGGCAACTGATCTGCAGACCCAGCGTAGACGCGCATATTCAGGTCTTCGATGGCGACCTCTTCGCCATCCGCCCAAACCCGCCCAATTGACGCAATTTCCCCTTCGCAGACCGCAACCGCGAGAGAGACGCTATAGCTGAACGAAGTGGTCTTTGGTTGCGGGCGCGATCCCTTGCCACCACCACCGGATGTAGTCGACGTTTCCTTGAAATCCGATGCCCAGATCACCTGTCCACCAGTACGCACTCGGCCAAAAACGCGCGCGACAGAAGCACCTTCACCGGTTTGTGTCAGACGAAACCGATCGACGCGTCCGGTCTCGACCGCCTCGCCTCCGCTTCCCAAAAGACGCTGGTCAATCACGCGCCCGACTGTCGCACCAACCGCGCGGCCCACGATGCCGGTTGCGATGCCTGCAATCGTGCCACCGACCGAGCCGCCAATAGCAGCACCGGCTGCAGAAAGAAGAATGGTCGCCATCAGGAACCCTCCACTGGAAATTTGAAACGCGTGACCAGCCGCTTGGCCCAAGGCAGGCTCAGGCGGCTTTCGACCACGCCGTGGCCGGAATAGGCATGCACAAAGCGAGCATTCTCGGCCTCAGTTACAATACCAACGTGTTTGGCCACCGCCCCCTGACGCATGCGAAACAGCAGGACATCACCCGCTTCAATCGCGCCATCGCGCGCTTCGATCAGATGTCGACAGGCAGCCGACATCATACGCTCTTCACCTTGTGGCTCGGACCAATCCATCGAATAGGCCGGAACCTGCTCGGGCTCTTGCCCGAACAGTTCCCTCCAGACCCCTCGTACCAACCCAAGGCAGTCACTGCCCGCCCCCTTGGTCGAAGCCTGATGCACATACGGTGTGCCGATCCAGGATCTGGCGATCAACACGATCTTGCTTTGCTCAGGTGTCACCGCAGGCTCCCCCCGGTGTTGCGACCGGATTGTTTGGGAACCGCCATCACCCAATCCTCGGTCGGGATATCGGGAAACCCCTGAAAATTCAGCAAATTGTTGAACTTGAGCCGACAAGTTTCCATTCGCTTGTCGCACCCAGCCAAAAGCAGGACAGTGTCACCAACTTGCAATCCGCCGCGCATCGGCTCCCACAGGTGGATGATGCGCTCATCCCCGTCGATCACGTCACGCTTGATAAGCCCCCAAAGGCCTTTGGCTGACCCCGACAGCACGTTCAACCGCCCACGTTCGAACCAATGTGGTTCAAAGCCTGGCAACTCCTTCCATCGTAGAACCAACCCATCCTCGATGGCTTCAACCTCGCGCTCAACGGAATAACCGGGCTCGTTGGTGTCAAACCGGCACGCGCCATCCCCCAGCACGGCGGTGCATGGCTTCTGAAAGATACGACCCGTCGGCTGGTTCAAAGCCTCAGTCAAACCGCGCAATTCGGCCTGAAACGCATTGCCAGTGCGGCGCAGCTCTCCAATGGTGCCCCGAAACTGCAGCCAGCGCAGGTCCGTATCAGCCCAATTGACCAACCAGGCCGTCACTTCGGCCCCGTCAAAGCGCCCTGCCTCGATGTCTTTGGCCCGGACTGACACATCACTGATCGCCCCCAAGGCCTCGGTGTTGTCTACCGACAGACCCGTGCTCTGCTCGACGGCCAATGCCGTCAGGCCGGTATCTGCCTTGAACTCCAAACCGTCAAAGCGCAGGGTCTGATCATGATCGGTAAATCCGTATTCCTGACCGTCCGCTCTGCGAATGGCCCAGCACCGGGCCAAAGTGGTTATCCCAGTCTGCAAATGTGATTTGAAACGTTCATCCATTGGTCCACTCACACTCGCACTTCGACGACGGGAACATTCGGCACATCGCCTGCTTGAAAACTCGCCACACTGGTCTGGATACGGTCCGTGTCAAAACGCACCGGCACATCAAATTCGAACCCGGCCACAATTGGCAGCTGATCCGCTGGAGGATGATTAAGAACCACCTCACCTGTGCTCAGGTCCAAGGTATAGTCCACCGTCTCTTTCAACTCGTCCTGCTCGACCCCGACCCGTACGGTGCCGAGAACAGGCTTCGAGATTGGCCGCCGGTAAGAGTATTCGCCCGAACGATAGGTCTTGCTAAGCTGAAAACGCGTGGTCTGGCCGTCGCCGGTTGCGATGACCTGGTCATCAAACGACACATCCCCTGTCGCCTTGGAGGTTTTGAAGTCGGACCAGTCCTTCCATCGGAACCCGAACATCTGTCCCTGGCGCGCCTCATAGAACGCGATCAGTGTCTCGATATCGTCCAGAGACCGCATCCCCAGCCCGGCGTCATAACGGCGACGCGAATGGGCCCAGGGCGTGTTGCGCTCTTCGAAACCATTGGCCAGGGTTACGACCTCGGTCCGACGTTCCGGTCCGCCAACCGAACCAAAGCTCAGGTTGGCGGGAAATCTCACCTCGTGAAAGTTCATGTCTGTCTCCCTGACTTAGCGATTTCGATTTCCGCGGTTCAGCGCGCGCGCCATCTGCGCCGCGATCTGCCCCTGAGACCGCTGAAAACTCTGGGCATCCGGCGTCGAAATATTCATGACCACGCTCACAGGACGACCACCGCCGGCGCTTCGCACGCCCAGCTTGCCATCCGCTCCGCGTGTAAGCGGCATGATTGCTTCGGGTCCGGCCTCGCCCATCAGACCGGTGCCGCCGCGCATGGGAAAGGTCACCGGCCCATTGACGACGCCACCATTGGCAAACGGCATGACCCGCCCCTGCGAAAAGCTGCCACCCTTGGCAAACCCAAACAGCCCGCCGACAAAGTCGCCAATGCCGCTGGATATCGATCCCGAAATGCCGTCGATCACCGGGTTCACGGCCGCGTTGTAGGTCGAGCGGACGACGGAATTTGCTGCATCCTTCAACACGTCCGACAGCTTGCCGCCCTCGAACACCAGATCCTCGAACGCGCCTTTCAGACCCGACCGCATTCCGCGTTCCAGCCCGGACATGTCCTTGACCAAACCGGCCAGCGCCTTGTCGGTTGTCTCGGACGCGCGACCCAGTTCGGCCAAGCTCATGTTGGTGCCACGCACCGCTTGGGATGCACTCTCGCTGGCTTCTTCCAGCTCGATAAAGCTCTCACTCTCCGCCATCACATTCTCCATCTCTCTGGCCGTGTTTCTGATCCGGATAGGCCTCAAGCAGCGCATCCAGTCCGGCCCGGTTCAGTGGGGCGTGCGCCCCGTCCTGGCCCAGCATCAACCGCAGTTCGGCAGGTGTCAGACGCCAGAATTGCTCTGGCGTCAGTTTCAGTCCGTAAAGACCCGCCCGCATCAGGGCGGGCCAATCGAACCCGCTCATGCCTTTTCAGGCAGAACAAAGGCCCGCGCCAACAGCATTCCCGCGGCACGCGCAGCAGCCATCGGCCCGCCCTCGATCTCAGCCTGCAGCAGGTCGGCGCGATCAACATCCGCACCGCCGCCCCGCAATCCGGCCAGGATCAATGCCAGCACATCGCGGCTTGAAAACTCTGCCTCTTCAAACCTTTGCACCAGCTCCATCAACGAGCCGCACTCCAGGCTGTCTTCCAATTCGGCCAATGCGCCCAGCGTCAGCTTGAGCACCCGCCGCTCTCCATCGATGGTCAAAGCCACCTCTCCCGTCCACGGATTGGCCATCGGTTTACAGCGCCGTGAAGTTCAGCGCGCCAGCGCTTGCCAGGCTCAGCTCGTACGTCGCCTCGCCATTGTGCGAACCGGCGTATTCAATTGCGGTCACCTGGAACGGCCCCTCTACAGTGCCAAAGTCCGGGATGATCACTTGAAAGGCCGGTGTCACACCATCAAAGAACAGCTGCCGCGTGCGTTCATCCGTGCCTTCATCCTTGAACACCCCCGAACCCGAGATCGAGGCCGACTTCACCCCCGCGCCAGACAGCAGCTCACGCCAACCGCCTTGACTCTCCAGGCTGGTCACATCCACGCTTTCGGCGTTGAAACTCACCCGCGTGGCCCGCAGACCGGCGACTGTCTCGAACTGGCCTGCGCCGTTCATGTCCACCTTGATCAGCAGGTCTTTACCGTTTTGAGCACCCATATCGTCTCTCCAATGATAGGTTGATTAGTTGTCTTCCACGCGGGCGTGGAACCTCAGGTCGATCTGACGGAATTGGCCGGTCGAGCCGGTTTTCCTGGCCGTGGCCCGCTCGAACCACAGGCCAACCACACGGCCCCGCGTCAGGGTCAGCGAGGCGTCACGCAGCGCGTCCCCGATCGCCACCGCCAACTGCTTGGCCGCGGCAAAACCGGACGCCTCGGACATCACGGTGACCGTAAATCGATGCCGCGCGCCCTGTCCTGTCTGATCAGATGCATCGCGAACCTCCTCGGGCCCCAGCAACACATAGGTCTGTGGCAAGGTTCCCGCAGGCAGGGCGTCATAGATCGCATCCCCCACCAGGCTGTCCACCTGGGCATCGGCCTGCAAAACTTGATAAACCGCGCTCTGCAACGCAGCTGCAGCTCCATAGCTCATACCGCCACCTCTTCATCTGCAAAACATGTCAGGTACATCCCCGCCGGATCGCGTTCGGCGACGGCACGGATCACGAACACCCGGTCGCCTTCCCGAAAGCGCTGATCAGGTGAAGGCCGGCTCGCGGCCCCCATGGGCGCGTTGCGAACCACAATCTTGAAGCGCATCTGCGAGCGAGCAGCTCCTCCAACGCGACGCTCCGACCCGGTCCGCGCGGACACTTCGGCCCAAAGCTGACCGATTGCGGTCCAAGTTTCGTTGAACCCGCCGGCACCATCTGCCGCACGCGCAGGGCGTTCTAACGTCAATCTGCGGTTCAGATGCGGCCGCTTCATTGGGCTGCTCCCAGACCAAAGCGCATCGTGCGATAGCGCTGGATAAGACTGGTCACACCAAAGGGCATACAACCATCGCTTAGCGCAGTTTCATCGCGGTATTCATAGTAATGCGCCGCCAACAGCAAAACCGCATGCCCCAGATCCGCAGGCAACCCGCCCCAATCCACCGCCATCCCGGCGCTGAAGGAGATCTTTGCCGATCCGCCCGTCACAATCACCGGCAGCAACGCTCCATCCGGGCGCAATCGCGGGCGTTGGCTGTCCTTTTCCAGCCGATAATCTTCAGCGGCAACAACCGTCTCTGTCCCAACCGCATTGGACAGAACCAGCGAACTCACTGTGCGAACGGGCGACACTGGCAACACCTCACCCGCACGGTCGCGCCAGCTGTTCACGGTCCATGAAAACTCGCGCGTGATCAGCACCTTGCCGATCCGTGCCTCGATGGCGGCAATGGCGGCCACCAGAAACCCACGCAGAGCAGCATCCTGGCCTCCGTCGTCGGCAAAGCCACTGCCCAACCGCATGTGCGCCTTGAATTGTTCCACCGGCAGCGCCGTCACCGGGATCGTGGTTTCTTCGATCAACATCATCTCGTCTCTCCGCAAGCTCGGGGCCGCAAACCGGCCAAATCCTTCGGATAATTGCGGGCACACGCCACCTCACGTTGCTCGGACGGAGGGGAGCAGCTAGACAACGCAAGGACCCATTCCCGGCGCATGCCCGCCCCGGGACCGGCGAACCGGCCCCGGTATCAGCACTGCTTAGGCAGTGCCGAATTTCAGCAGCTTGATCGCAGCAAAATCACTCACGTCGCCGCCCACGCGCTTGGTGGCATAGAAAAGGACATGCGGCTTGGCGCTGAACGGATCACGCAGCACACGCAGATCCGGACGCTCGGCGACGGTGTAACCCGCTGCAAAGTCACCAAAGGCAATGGAATAGCTGTCGGTCGCCGCATCCGGCATATCCTCGGCAATGACCACCGGATACCCCATCAGACGTGCAGGCTCACCCGCCGCCAGACCATCCGACCAAAGGAAACGGCCGTCCGCATCCTTCAGTTTGCGGATCACGCCAGCAGTCTTGGAATTCATCACAAAAGTACCGTTGGCGCGGTACTGTGCACCCAGGGCATAGACCAGATCGACGATGTCATCGGCATCCACTCCACCAGCGGTGCCAGTTGCCACATAGCCGATATTGCCCCAGCCCCACGCGCCGTCCTCAACCTTGGTATGGTTCAGGAAACCACGCGGCTTGTCTGCACCGTCACCGTTAATAAAGGCATCCGCCTCGGCACGAGCAAACTTGTCGGCGATGCGGCCCGCCAACCAGCCTTCGATATCAAAGGCGCTGTCATCCAGCAGGCGTTGAGACGCCTTGGGCAGGGCCGACAGCTCGTGCAGCGGGATCGAGATACGGTCAATCGACGGCGTGCCGGTCTCTGGCGTTGCAGTGGTCTCATCGGCCCAACCCGCGCTAACGTCGGTATGGTCGATCAGCACGTCGAACGAATTCGCTTCAACATTTACCACATTGGCAATCGAACGGATCGACGCAGTCGATTTCAGCACCGACTTGACTGTGTCCGCCGTTTGCGGATCGACCAGGTAACCACCATCGCTGTTAACAGATGTGGACAGCGATTTGCCCTCCATGTCCAGGCCACGCAAGGCGTCGTCGTCGCCCGAACGCACATAGGCGTTGAATGCTTTCTGATGCGGCGCGCCTTCGTCGATCGAGGCGGCCAGATGCGGACGTGCCGCGAATTGAGATTTACGATCCAGCATGGTCAGTCGCTCTTCTGTCTGTTTCAGTTTTATTTGAACTTCGTCTTGAAAGCCCTTGAATTCACTCACAAAGCCGGTCACTGCCTGCTTCACATCCTGAACCAGGGGCGCACCCTCTCCGGCCAAGGCCGCGATATCGGTCTTGCTCATCAGCACGTCCTTTTGTTGGGTGGGTTTGCGGCGCCGTTACCTGCGCGCCATCTCCTGCCGGGCGCTGTCAAACACCTCGGCAATGCTGCGCCAGGTGTCTTCCGCCTCGGGGATCGTCCCCTTTGCCGCTACCCGCGCACTGGGAAGCATCGGGAACGTCACAAGCGACACCTCCCACAGCTCCAGTTCGGTCAAGAGCCGCTGGCCCTTGTCATTCTTGGTCGCCCGTTTGGTGCGATAGCCAATCGACAGCCCGTCAAGCGCCCCCGCCTGGATCAAAGCCGCCGCCTCACGCCCCTTTTGCGTGGTTTCCAGCAGCCGCCCCTTGACCCACAAGCCCTTGTCGTCTTCACGCACCTCGTCCCAGACCCCGATGGGCTGTGCAGGATCATGCTGCCACAACATCTTGACCCGCTGACCGGATGCGATCAGCGCCTTGAGCGAAGCACGATAAGCGCCCTTTTGCACATTGTCGCCGCCCTGATCGGTCTGCCCAAACAGGCTGGCATACCCTTCGATCACCGCATCATCCGTGACGGTCAAACCATCGCCGAAACGCGCGAATTTGTGTTCAAGCCCAGTATCAATTTCCATGAGGTACTCCTCGTAACCCATTGATGTTTCAATTTGCAGCGGCGGTAAGAACCGATTGAAAAGCCTGCGCCAGGATCACCGCAACGACGCCGTAAACCGTCAGCCAAAGCCGCTTTTCCAACCGCTCCATCATCTCTTCCAACTGATCCAAACGGCGGTTGATGTGCTCCAACTGAATGCTCATCACCCGCTCGTGTGCCGCCAGTTTCAGCCCCGGTGCGCACTCAAACGGAGGATGCCCATCAGCCATCCGTGTCACCGGTCACCGCTGGCAACCCCAACAGAGCCCGCTTTTCGGCATCCGTCAGGAAATCCGCACCGGTCACCCGCGCCCACTGCGCGTCCCGTTCGGAGGCCAGCGCAGGCACCTGATCCAGATCCGGTTTCAACGTCAGATCCTCGCCGCTATAGCCCGACAACCACTCCGCCAACGCCGCCGCCACCCGCGTCACCAGGGGCAGAACCGTCAGGCGATAGAACGCCCGGTTGGCCTCCTGATAGTTCGAATAGGTCGCGTCACCCTGGATACCCAGCAACATGGGCGGCACCCCAAAGGCGAGCGCGATCTCGCGGGCGGCGGCTTCTTTGGTCTTCTGAAACTCCATGTCGGACGGCGAAAAGCCCATCGGCTTCCAATCCAGACCACCCTCCAGCACCATCGGACGGCCAGCATTGCGCGCGCCCTGATAATTTGCCTCAATCTCATCGCTCAAGCGGCGGAACTGATCCTCGGCCATAACGCCATGACCATCGCCGCCCTTCCAAACCAACGCACCCGAGGGCCGTGCCGCATTGTCCAGCAGCGACTTGGACCAGCGCGAGGCACTGTTGTGCACATCCACTGCCATCGCCGCTGCTTGCATCGGCGCAAAGCCATAGTGATCATCTTGCGGATGGAACGACTTGATGTGGCAAATCGCCTGCGCGTCAAACCGATGCTTCTTGGCCCCCACGGTGTAGTCAAACGCCACCGGCCAACCATCGGCCCCCGGCACCACCGACATCCGATCCGAGCGCAGAACATGCAGCTCCAGCGGCAAGCCGTCCTCGCCCTGGACCCCCTCGACATAGGCGTTGCCCGACAGCAAGAGCTGCCCAAACAGCGCTTCCATCAATTCGGCCCGCCCCTGCGCGCCATTAGGCCGCTTAATTAGCGACAGCAGCGGGTGCACGTCAAAGCGCTGTTCACGATCCTGCAACACCAGCGGCAGCGCCGCCGCCGCTTCTGCAATCAGCTTGACCGAGCGAAACCCCACCGGGTTGCCCGCAAACCCCGTCCGCGTCAGCGAGGCGGTATCGCGCGGGCTCCAAGCCACACGACCACTCGTCTGCCAGGCCACAATGGGACCTGCCGCGCTTGCTTTGCTCTCGGGCGCTGCCTTGCCCGAGCCTCCACCAGCATTGCGACGCAAGAAATCGAAAACCATATCTGATGCTCCTATCTGCTCACCGCTGCGCCGGACACGCCGCTCGGCCTTGTTGACGAGAGTTATCGCTGAAGATTGTTGAAGGCTTGGAAACAGTGCGCACGCTGCTCAGGCAACAGTTACAACGCCCGAACACGTGGCCGTCGAAACTGCGCCGCAGGCGCAATCATCAGCTCATGCATCGCCCACACCAGCGCATCCACGCGGTCCGGCGATCCCTGCCCCTCGAAACCATGCGCTGTCATCTGGCACATCTGTTCCTCCAATTCGGACAGATTTCCCACATGCCGCACCTTGCCCTGCTCATACAAAGCCGCCACAGGCTCTGCCCGTGCCACCTTGCCCCGCGAAGCATGCACGGCCTTGAAGGGCACCAACGGGTCGATCTGGCGTACAACCTCTTCAACCAGCTGCCCGCCCTGGTTCACCTCGGCCACCAACCGCTCGGCCCCGAACTCATCCATCGCTGCAATCGCCGCTGCCGCCCAGCCAGACGGCCCCTTGCCGCGCACCGTTCGGTCCGCCAGCACATAGCCCCGCCAATCCTGCGGCGGTCCCTTCATCTGCACGCCCGCCACCACGATCCCGCATTCATCCGCCTGTGCGCCCGACGTCACAGACGGGTCAATCGCCACCACAACCCGATCCAACGCCGGAGCCTCTGCCTTGCGCGCCCGTTCCAACTGTTCAGACGACCACAAAGCCCCCTCAGCATCCTGCAAAAGAACCCCATCCAGCTCCTGCCGCCCCAGTCGGGTCCCCGCATAACGCGCGCGCACCTCCTCCAGAAACGACGCCGCCAGATTGGCCCGGTTCGCCTCGGTCGGTGCGTGGGTCGTCACGGTGGACGGCGACTCCAGCAGCTGTTTCAAAACGCCAACATTGCGCGGCGTCGTTGTCACGCACACCTGCGGTCGATCCCCCAATCGCAGCGCAAACTGCAACATGTCCCAGGTCTCGCCCGCCTTTTTCCACTTTGCCAACTCATCAACCCAGGCCCCATCAAACTGCGGCCCACGCAGCCCTTCAGGGTCATGCGCCGAAAACGCCTGCGCCTCGGCCCCATTGGGC is part of the Falsiruegeria litorea R37 genome and encodes:
- a CDS encoding baseplate multidomain protein megatron; translation: MATILLSAAGAAIGGSVGGTIAGIATGIVGRAVGATVGRVIDQRLLGSGGEAVETGRVDRFRLTQTGEGASVARVFGRVRTGGQVIWASDFKETSTTSGGGGKGSRPQPKTTSFSYSVSLAVAVCEGEIASIGRVWADGEEVAIEDLNMRVYAGSADQLPDPVIEAVEGEGQVPAYRGTAYVVLEDLQLDQFGNRVPQFSFEVVRQEQRDDPKFAQGVAQAVQGVAIIPGTGEYALATSQVNYSDGPGSTWAANVNSPSGKSDFVTSMDTLSDELPKCQTASLVVSWFGGDLRCGSCELEPKVGKKTIEGSNMPWTVSGLDRVSAKEVARVDDRPIYGATPADASVVEAIKHLKNSNKRVMFYPFILMDQLADNNLPDPWSSADSQAKLPWRGRITLSKAPGQDGSPDKTADADTQVSAFVGTAKASDFSIGDGVVSYTGPDEWTFSRFILHYAALCAAAGGVSSFCIGSELRGLTQIRGASGFPMVAALKELAAQSRLLLGAETKIGYAADWSEYFGYKPVDEADSRYFHLDPLWADDNIDFVGIDNYMPLSDWRDEEEHRDAKAGWKSIYDEAYLRDNIEGGEGFDWYYHSPEARAAQIRTKIEDLAHQEHWIWRYKDLRGWWSNAHHERVNGVRQAASTDWVPQSKPIWFTELGCGAVDKGTNQPNKFLDSKSSESALPYFSNGFRDDLIQHQYLRAMLGYWSEAENNPKSTEYDGSMIDMSNAYVWSWDARPYPSFPNNVKLWSDGTNYSRGHWLNGRSGSRTLASVVSEICRRSGLAAFDVSELYGVVHGYSMDAVGDARSALQPLMLRYGFDAIDRDGKLQFVSRGSRRPVRISDDDFAISGDLSGSVEHSRDADAEMSGRVRLRFVQAGADHDVVSEEAVLSDDATHAVATSEFPLAMLRAEGRQTVERWLAEARVARDKVRFALPLSKLHLGAGDVVELGGTQVAEPGLYRIDRVEQADSQMIDAVRTEPKLYEPSEMADDQPSLREFVPPLPVLPYFLDLPLLSGDEEPHAPHIAVTADPWPGTAAVYSSGSDADYVLDEIIAARAVIGTTETVLRKAAAGLWDRGDGLQIKLISGDLESKTAEAVLGGANLCAIGDGSSGNWELFQFKTAELVGPQTYVLKDRLRGQAGTDALMPDVWPEGSVVVLLDNRVEQIPLKSSQRRIARHYRIGPARRGYDDPSYLHRVEAFDGNGLRPYSPTHLRASRGSSGDIGITWIRRTRIEGDDWTGLDVPLGEETESYLVRIMNGETVVRETTVGAAGWTYAAAQQSADGAGSAVSVEVAQISARFGVGPATRIDLPV
- a CDS encoding NlpC/P60 family protein, with translation MTPEQSKIVLIARSWIGTPYVHQASTKGAGSDCLGLVRGVWRELFGQEPEQVPAYSMDWSEPQGEERMMSAACRHLIEARDGAIEAGDVLLFRMRQGAVAKHVGIVTEAENARFVHAYSGHGVVESRLSLPWAKRLVTRFKFPVEGS
- a CDS encoding DUF2163 domain-containing protein, coding for MDERFKSHLQTGITTLARCWAIRRADGQEYGFTDHDQTLRFDGLEFKADTGLTALAVEQSTGLSVDNTEALGAISDVSVRAKDIEAGRFDGAEVTAWLVNWADTDLRWLQFRGTIGELRRTGNAFQAELRGLTEALNQPTGRIFQKPCTAVLGDGACRFDTNEPGYSVEREVEAIEDGLVLRWKELPGFEPHWFERGRLNVLSGSAKGLWGLIKRDVIDGDERIIHLWEPMRGGLQVGDTVLLLAGCDKRMETCRLKFNNLLNFQGFPDIPTEDWVMAVPKQSGRNTGGSLR
- a CDS encoding DUF2460 domain-containing protein, which encodes MNFHEVRFPANLSFGSVGGPERRTEVVTLANGFEERNTPWAHSRRRYDAGLGMRSLDDIETLIAFYEARQGQMFGFRWKDWSDFKTSKATGDVSFDDQVIATGDGQTTRFQLSKTYRSGEYSYRRPISKPVLGTVRVGVEQDELKETVDYTLDLSTGEVVLNHPPADQLPIVAGFEFDVPVRFDTDRIQTSVASFQAGDVPNVPVVEVRV
- a CDS encoding phage tail tape measure protein; amino-acid sequence: MAESESFIELEEASESASQAVRGTNMSLAELGRASETTDKALAGLVKDMSGLERGMRSGLKGAFEDLVFEGGKLSDVLKDAANSVVRSTYNAAVNPVIDGISGSISSGIGDFVGGLFGFAKGGSFSQGRVMPFANGGVVNGPVTFPMRGGTGLMGEAGPEAIMPLTRGADGKLGVRSAGGGRPVSVVMNISTPDAQSFQRSQGQIAAQMARALNRGNRNR
- a CDS encoding rcc01693 family protein codes for the protein MSGFDWPALMRAGLYGLKLTPEQFWRLTPAELRLMLGQDGAHAPLNRAGLDALLEAYPDQKHGQRDGECDGGE
- a CDS encoding gene transfer agent family protein — encoded protein: MANPWTGEVALTIDGERRVLKLTLGALAELEDSLECGSLMELVQRFEEAEFSSRDVLALILAGLRGGGADVDRADLLQAEIEGGPMAAARAAGMLLARAFVLPEKA
- a CDS encoding phage major tail protein, TP901-1 family — its product is MGAQNGKDLLIKVDMNGAGQFETVAGLRATRVSFNAESVDVTSLESQGGWRELLSGAGVKSASISGSGVFKDEGTDERTRQLFFDGVTPAFQVIIPDFGTVEGPFQVTAIEYAGSHNGEATYELSLASAGALNFTAL
- a CDS encoding DUF3168 domain-containing protein, with translation MSYGAAAALQSAVYQVLQADAQVDSLVGDAIYDALPAGTLPQTYVLLGPEEVRDASDQTGQGARHRFTVTVMSEASGFAAAKQLAVAIGDALRDASLTLTRGRVVGLWFERATARKTGSTGQFRQIDLRFHARVEDN
- a CDS encoding head-tail adaptor protein, whose translation is MKRPHLNRRLTLERPARAADGAGGFNETWTAIGQLWAEVSARTGSERRVGGAARSQMRFKIVVRNAPMGAASRPSPDQRFREGDRVFVIRAVAERDPAGMYLTCFADEEVAV